The following are encoded in a window of Spea bombifrons isolate aSpeBom1 chromosome 2, aSpeBom1.2.pri, whole genome shotgun sequence genomic DNA:
- the VEGFD gene encoding vascular endothelial growth factor D isoform X2, which translates to MVRLWTVAKLCVLCLHFLSGLAYTDKGIKGAPQNDLELKIRSAANLEELLHITHPTELKLWRCRSKLRSYINTDSRSTPQRFTRFAAAFYDIEILKVIDEEWQKTQCMPRETCVDVGKDLGTSTSTFYKPPCVSVYRCGGCCNEEGATCVNTSTSYVLKTLFQISVPLTQAPEPTILRIANHTSCKCISGSSRHPYAIIRRSLPYPDCSQENRLCSSGWQWDSTQCECVLEKESVAYRRREELAICGEHMEFEDSCECVCRRSCPDNYILNAENCSCECKENVDSCSQKKKIFHPKTCSCEDECPFPIKVCPFGKQVCAKHFRCPKEKRGSHSSTIRENP; encoded by the exons GGAGCACCACAGAATGATTTAGAGCTGAAAATCAGATCAGCTGCCAATCTTGAGGAGCTTCTTCATATCACTCACCCTACAGAATTAAAGCTGTGGCGATGCAGGTCGAAACTCAGATCCTACATAAACACagactccaggtcaacaccTCAGCGTTTCACCAGATTTGCAGCTGCTTTCTATGACATTGAAATTCTAAAAG TAATTGATGAGGAGTGGCAGAAGACTCAGTGCATGCCCAGGGAAACCTGCGTGGATGTTGGAAAAGACCTTGGCACATCCACCAGTACTTTCTACAAACCCCCCTGTGTCTCAGTGTATAGATGTGGAGGATGCTGCAATGAAGAGGGAGCCACCTGTGTTAATACCAGCACGTCTTACGTATTAAAAACG cttttccaaatttcagttccATTGACACAAGCTCCAGAACCTACAATTCTCAGAATTGCCAATCACACAAGCTGCAAATGCATTTCAGGTTCTTCCCGCCACCCATACGCCATTATAAGAAGATCTCTTCCCTATCCAGA CTGCTCTCAAGAGAATAGGCTTTGTTCTAGCGGATGGCAGTGGGATAGTACCCAATGTGAATGTGTGCTAGAAAAGGAGTCAGTAGCCTACAGAAGAAGGGAAG AGTTGGCTATATGCGGAGAGCATATGGAGTTTGAAGATAGCTGTGAATGTGTTTGTCGTCGTTCGTGTCCTGACAACTACATTCTCAACGCTGAAAATTGCAGCTGTGAGTGCAAAGAGAATGTGGATAGCTGttcccagaaaaagaaaatattccatCCTAAAACCTGCAG TTGTGAAGACGAGTGTCCTTTCCCAATCAAAGTCTGCCCATTTGGGAAGCAAGTGTGTGCCAAACATTTCCGCTGTCCAAAAGAGAAAAGGGGATCACATTCATCTACAATACGGGAAAACCCCTGA
- the VEGFD gene encoding vascular endothelial growth factor D isoform X1, with translation MVRLWTVAKLCVLCLHFLSGLAYTDKGIKGAPQNDLELKIRSAANLEELLHITHPTELKLWRCRSKLRSYINTDSRSTPQRFTRFAAAFYDIEILKVIDEEWQKTQCMPRETCVDVGKDLGTSTSTFYKPPCVSVYRCGGCCNEEGATCVNTSTSYVLKTLFQISVPLTQAPEPTILRIANHTSCKCISGSSRHPYAIIRRSLPYPEYGCSQENRLCSSGWQWDSTQCECVLEKESVAYRRREELAICGEHMEFEDSCECVCRRSCPDNYILNAENCSCECKENVDSCSQKKKIFHPKTCSCEDECPFPIKVCPFGKQVCAKHFRCPKEKRGSHSSTIRENP, from the exons GGAGCACCACAGAATGATTTAGAGCTGAAAATCAGATCAGCTGCCAATCTTGAGGAGCTTCTTCATATCACTCACCCTACAGAATTAAAGCTGTGGCGATGCAGGTCGAAACTCAGATCCTACATAAACACagactccaggtcaacaccTCAGCGTTTCACCAGATTTGCAGCTGCTTTCTATGACATTGAAATTCTAAAAG TAATTGATGAGGAGTGGCAGAAGACTCAGTGCATGCCCAGGGAAACCTGCGTGGATGTTGGAAAAGACCTTGGCACATCCACCAGTACTTTCTACAAACCCCCCTGTGTCTCAGTGTATAGATGTGGAGGATGCTGCAATGAAGAGGGAGCCACCTGTGTTAATACCAGCACGTCTTACGTATTAAAAACG cttttccaaatttcagttccATTGACACAAGCTCCAGAACCTACAATTCTCAGAATTGCCAATCACACAAGCTGCAAATGCATTTCAGGTTCTTCCCGCCACCCATACGCCATTATAAGAAGATCTCTTCCCTATCCAGAGTACGG CTGCTCTCAAGAGAATAGGCTTTGTTCTAGCGGATGGCAGTGGGATAGTACCCAATGTGAATGTGTGCTAGAAAAGGAGTCAGTAGCCTACAGAAGAAGGGAAG AGTTGGCTATATGCGGAGAGCATATGGAGTTTGAAGATAGCTGTGAATGTGTTTGTCGTCGTTCGTGTCCTGACAACTACATTCTCAACGCTGAAAATTGCAGCTGTGAGTGCAAAGAGAATGTGGATAGCTGttcccagaaaaagaaaatattccatCCTAAAACCTGCAG TTGTGAAGACGAGTGTCCTTTCCCAATCAAAGTCTGCCCATTTGGGAAGCAAGTGTGTGCCAAACATTTCCGCTGTCCAAAAGAGAAAAGGGGATCACATTCATCTACAATACGGGAAAACCCCTGA